One stretch of Francisella sp. LA112445 DNA includes these proteins:
- a CDS encoding chorismate mutase, with protein MAHNNVGKPSVESYKTKILNADQQIIELIAERKGWRKKMLKLEKKQGLPSYDPFKDKSLDKTRTSFAIQYDVSPRLVDEIFNILNTQDLKTADQSF; from the coding sequence ATGGCACATAATAATGTTGGCAAGCCATCAGTAGAAAGTTATAAAACTAAAATTTTAAATGCAGATCAGCAGATTATTGAACTGATTGCAGAACGTAAAGGTTGGCGAAAGAAGATGCTGAAACTTGAGAAAAAGCAAGGTTTACCAAGCTATGATCCATTTAAGGATAAATCATTGGATAAAACACGAACATCTTTCGCAATACAATATGATGTCTCTCCTAGACTAGTGGATGAGATTTTTAATATATTAAATACGCAGGATTTAAAAACTGCAGATCAAAGTTTTTAA
- the nadA gene encoding quinolinate synthase NadA: protein MLNQELIKDKISQARQKLPSLKIKDIEKQKYIDEIKVLLKQNNACLVAHYYVDAEIQELAEQTGGFVGDSLAMAKFGLESECETLVVAGVRFMGDSAKILSPEKKVLMPTLEAECSLDLSCNNGEFKKFIEEHPDREVVVYVNTSAEIKALADWTVTSSNALEICSHLHKQGKKLLWGPDRFLGDWIAKQTGADMLLYDGSCIVHEEFKAQALDDLMLEYPDAAVLVHPESPAEIVKRADAVGSTSQLIAASKEMDNDRFIVATDTGVFYKMKQLSPHKEFIPAPTAGRGATCQSCAKCPWMKLNQLKNLRDCLVSQDNQIFVDEDVRKKALIPLNRMINF, encoded by the coding sequence ATGTTAAATCAAGAGTTAATAAAAGATAAAATATCACAAGCTAGACAAAAGTTACCAAGCTTAAAAATTAAAGATATAGAGAAGCAAAAATATATTGATGAAATAAAAGTATTATTAAAACAAAACAATGCTTGTTTAGTAGCTCATTATTATGTAGATGCAGAAATCCAAGAGCTTGCAGAGCAAACAGGAGGATTTGTTGGAGATTCTCTTGCTATGGCTAAATTTGGTTTAGAAAGTGAGTGTGAGACGTTAGTTGTTGCAGGAGTAAGATTTATGGGAGATTCTGCTAAAATCTTAAGCCCTGAGAAAAAAGTTCTAATGCCAACTCTAGAAGCAGAATGCTCATTAGATTTAAGTTGTAATAATGGTGAGTTTAAGAAGTTTATAGAAGAGCATCCTGATAGAGAGGTTGTTGTTTATGTAAATACATCAGCTGAAATAAAGGCTTTAGCTGATTGGACAGTTACTTCTTCAAATGCACTAGAAATCTGTTCTCATTTACATAAACAAGGTAAAAAACTCCTATGGGGTCCAGATAGATTCTTAGGTGATTGGATTGCAAAACAGACAGGTGCCGACATGCTATTATATGATGGTAGTTGTATTGTACATGAAGAGTTTAAGGCACAAGCATTAGATGATTTAATGTTAGAGTATCCAGATGCTGCTGTTTTAGTTCATCCAGAATCTCCAGCAGAGATTGTAAAAAGAGCGGATGCTGTTGGTTCTACCTCACAGTTAATAGCGGCAAGTAAAGAAATGGATAATGATAGATTTATAGTAGCTACTGATACAGGTGTTTTCTATAAAATGAAGCAACTATCTCCACATAAAGAGTTTATTCCAGCTCCTACAGCTGGTCGAGGAGCTACTTGTCAATCATGTGCTAAATGCCCGTGGATGAAGCTAAATCAGTTAAAGAATCTAAGAGATTGTCTAGTTTCACAAGATAATCAAATTTTTGTAGATGAGGATGTACGTAAAAAAGCTCTTATCCCTTTAAATAGAATGATAAATTTTTAG
- a CDS encoding glutathione peroxidase, with protein sequence MSIYDFKLTAGDGSEFYLPKNKVLLIVNVASKCGFTKQYKGLQHLHEIYPDLEIVAFPCNSFGGQEPGSDQEIKEFCKTNFGITFPIMKKTKVNGKDSEPLFEYLKEQAKGILGTERIKWNFTKFLVSKDGQTVVRYAPKTIPEDLIADIDNFLKD encoded by the coding sequence ATGTCTATTTACGATTTTAAGCTTACAGCAGGTGATGGATCAGAATTCTATTTACCAAAAAATAAGGTTTTACTAATAGTGAATGTCGCAAGTAAGTGTGGATTTACAAAACAATACAAAGGTTTGCAACACCTACATGAGATATATCCAGACTTAGAAATAGTAGCATTCCCTTGTAACTCATTTGGCGGACAAGAGCCTGGTAGTGATCAAGAGATAAAAGAGTTTTGTAAGACTAACTTTGGTATTACATTTCCAATTATGAAAAAAACTAAAGTTAATGGTAAAGATTCAGAACCTCTATTTGAGTATTTAAAAGAGCAAGCAAAAGGAATCTTAGGTACTGAAAGAATAAAATGGAATTTTACTAAATTTTTAGTATCAAAAGATGGTCAAACTGTTGTAAGATATGCACCAAAGACAATTCCTGAAGATTTGATTGCTGATATCGATAATTTCTTAAAAGATTAA
- a CDS encoding DUF819 family protein, which yields MISTSLSYISSLLLICSVIVLISSKSKSKIFEYFPAIVIIYFLIVILSILGLWNTHSVEIKQTKSQLEGLILPVMLFLMLIRCDIRLVIKLGRKLLIAFFGASISIMIAFIIMYLTIGRYISPDAWKGFSALSASWMGGTGNMIAVKQALNTPDNQMGYILLTDSISYTIWFALLFALISRAKVFDKWTKAGSLEEHISKVNIQDPYNLKGDINFVGIFLLIAIAFTATDIAGIVASYLPQTALISTKTWTILIVTFLGFIGAMTPIAKIRSDSIIASIFLYFLVALIASGSSFKGFSEAPIYIACGIMILVIHAIIMTIIAKIFRLNLAMCSIASLANIGGIAGAPILASAYSRSLVSIAVVMALLGFLVGTQGGLIVAKILSGFAV from the coding sequence GTGATTTCAACATCTCTTTCTTATATATCATCGCTACTATTAATATGTAGTGTAATAGTACTTATTTCTAGTAAGTCTAAATCAAAAATATTTGAATATTTTCCAGCTATTGTAATCATATATTTTTTGATAGTTATATTATCAATACTTGGTTTGTGGAATACTCATTCTGTAGAAATTAAGCAGACAAAGTCACAACTTGAAGGTTTAATCTTACCTGTGATGTTATTTTTAATGTTGATTCGTTGTGATATTAGACTTGTGATTAAACTTGGACGAAAGCTTTTGATAGCTTTTTTTGGTGCAAGTATTAGTATAATGATAGCTTTCATAATTATGTATCTAACTATTGGTCGATATATATCACCAGATGCTTGGAAAGGCTTCTCTGCACTATCGGCTAGCTGGATGGGTGGTACTGGTAATATGATCGCAGTTAAGCAAGCTTTAAATACTCCAGATAATCAAATGGGATATATACTTCTTACAGATTCGATAAGTTATACGATTTGGTTTGCTCTTTTATTTGCGCTTATTTCTCGTGCTAAAGTTTTTGACAAGTGGACAAAAGCTGGATCACTAGAGGAGCATATTAGCAAGGTTAATATCCAAGATCCATATAATTTAAAAGGAGATATTAATTTTGTAGGCATATTTTTATTAATTGCTATAGCATTTACTGCTACTGATATCGCAGGTATAGTAGCATCATATTTACCTCAAACAGCACTAATTAGCACAAAGACTTGGACTATCCTAATAGTAACATTTCTTGGGTTTATAGGAGCAATGACTCCGATAGCTAAAATAAGAAGTGATAGTATCATTGCTAGTATATTTTTATATTTTCTAGTTGCTTTGATAGCTTCAGGTTCTTCATTTAAAGGATTTTCTGAGGCTCCAATATATATAGCATGTGGCATAATGATTTTAGTTATTCATGCTATAATAATGACAATTATAGCTAAGATATTTAGACTAAATCTTGCAATGTGTTCTATCGCATCATTAGCTAATATTGGTGGTATTGCAGGAGCTCCTATTTTAGCTAGTGCTTATAGTAGAAGTTTAGTTTCTATAGCTGTAGTTATGGCGTTACTTGGATTTTTAGTAGGGACTCAGGGCGGTTTAATTGTAGCTAAAATACTTTCAGGATTTGCTGTATGA
- a CDS encoding peptidylprolyl isomerase, translating into MKASARHLLVQSESECQQIKKDITEGKITFEEAAKKHSLCPSGARGGDLGTFSQGQMVPEFDKVVFNDELHKVHGPVQTQFGYHLLEITSRG; encoded by the coding sequence ATGAAAGCTTCAGCTAGACATTTGCTAGTACAATCAGAATCTGAATGTCAACAAATCAAGAAAGACATAACTGAAGGTAAAATTACATTTGAAGAAGCGGCTAAAAAGCATTCTCTATGCCCATCTGGAGCTAGAGGCGGTGATTTAGGTACTTTTTCTCAAGGACAAATGGTTCCTGAATTTGATAAAGTAGTATTTAATGATGAACTACACAAAGTTCATGGTCCAGTACAAACTCAATTTGGTTACCATCTATTAGAAATTACATCACGCGGATAA
- a CDS encoding alkaline phosphatase, whose product MRDKIFSIPKVVLHDHLDGGLRASTIVDLAKQYNIDLPKTSDKELSEWFYEQFSSKDFNKCFDAFNIACAVMQTQEGIERVAFEFAQDHALDNVIYAEARFCPYFHTEKGLTYDQIIKSVARGFDRAKHEYGIDAGILVCGMYHLDDDTNLEIAKLCIKHDEVVGYDFAGMDIDGSLSQTLPKTVAFLQENNIDFTVHSGEFSNIENIKDSILSGAKRIGHACNLYKTTDTDTLRETIALLIDRSIHVESNVSSNLALGLVDSFENHPYQRMFGDDISIALNTDDRLMLLGITLTDEYTLAHQKNNLSFANMVIMNLNAAKAAFAKDEVKNKIVKKLKSFAEANIL is encoded by the coding sequence ATGAGAGATAAGATATTTTCAATTCCTAAAGTTGTGCTTCATGACCATCTTGACGGTGGGTTAAGAGCTAGTACTATAGTGGATTTAGCTAAGCAATATAATATAGATTTACCTAAAACTTCAGACAAAGAACTGTCGGAGTGGTTTTATGAGCAGTTCTCATCTAAAGATTTTAATAAATGTTTTGATGCATTTAATATAGCATGTGCTGTTATGCAAACACAAGAAGGTATTGAAAGAGTTGCTTTTGAGTTTGCTCAAGATCATGCTTTAGATAATGTAATCTATGCAGAGGCAAGGTTTTGTCCTTATTTTCATACAGAAAAAGGCTTAACATATGATCAGATCATCAAAAGTGTAGCTAGAGGCTTTGATAGAGCGAAACATGAGTATGGTATAGATGCAGGTATTTTAGTATGCGGAATGTATCATCTTGATGATGATACTAATTTAGAGATAGCTAAATTGTGCATTAAACATGATGAGGTTGTTGGCTATGACTTTGCTGGTATGGACATTGATGGAAGTTTATCTCAAACACTACCTAAAACGGTGGCATTTTTACAAGAAAATAATATTGATTTCACTGTACATAGTGGCGAATTCTCAAATATTGAAAATATTAAAGATAGTATTCTAAGTGGGGCAAAGAGAATTGGTCATGCATGTAACCTTTATAAAACTACAGATACTGATACTTTAAGAGAAACTATAGCACTACTTATTGACAGGAGTATACACGTTGAGTCAAATGTAAGTAGTAATCTGGCATTAGGACTAGTAGACAGTTTTGAAAATCATCCATATCAAAGAATGTTTGGTGATGATATTAGTATAGCTTTAAATACTGATGATAGGCTAATGTTGCTAGGTATAACTCTTACTGATGAATATACTTTAGCACATCAGAAAAATAATTTGTCTTTTGCAAATATGGTTATCATGAATCTAAATGCTGCAAAAGCTGCTTTTGCTAAAGATGAAGTTAAAAATAAGATAGTCAAAAAATTAAAGAGTTTTGCTGAAGCAAATATATTGTAA
- a CDS encoding dipeptide epimerase encodes MSKIVDIKTSIVKIALKRTFVTAVRSTDHIDALVVELVLDNGLKGYGVAPATTAVTGDTLQGMKFIINEIFTPVIKGAYLSDYEEILHQAFNRVMFNSAAKMAIDLAFHDLLAKQKHISVANLLGAKNNTIETDVSISCGTVSETIQNIQNGVEANFTAIKVKTGADFKRDIELLKALDSEFDKSTKFRFDANQGWSITQTKQFIEELNKYSLNVEIIEQPVKYYDISAMHEITQFSNIPIVADESVFNSSDAKRVIDERACNMINIKLAKTGGILEAKKIKKLADDAGIPCMVGCMMESPAGILATASFALAENITIADLDPLDWVTKDIYSDYITFNEPNIILKDNLIGFGYNL; translated from the coding sequence ATGAGTAAAATAGTTGATATAAAAACATCTATAGTAAAAATAGCTCTTAAAAGAACATTTGTAACAGCTGTACGAAGTACAGATCATATTGATGCTTTAGTAGTTGAGCTAGTTTTAGATAATGGACTAAAAGGCTATGGTGTAGCTCCAGCAACAACAGCTGTCACAGGTGATACTCTTCAAGGAATGAAGTTTATTATAAATGAAATCTTTACACCTGTTATTAAAGGTGCGTATTTGAGTGACTATGAAGAGATTTTACACCAGGCTTTTAATAGAGTTATGTTTAATTCAGCAGCAAAAATGGCTATTGATTTAGCATTTCATGATTTATTAGCTAAACAAAAACATATCTCCGTAGCTAATCTTCTTGGAGCAAAGAATAATACTATTGAAACTGATGTATCTATAAGTTGTGGTACGGTTTCAGAGACTATACAAAATATCCAAAATGGTGTTGAGGCCAATTTTACAGCAATCAAAGTCAAAACGGGTGCTGATTTTAAAAGAGATATAGAACTACTTAAAGCTTTGGATAGTGAGTTTGATAAGAGTACTAAATTTAGATTTGATGCTAATCAAGGCTGGAGTATAACTCAAACAAAACAGTTTATTGAAGAGTTAAATAAATATAGCTTAAACGTTGAGATAATCGAGCAACCAGTTAAGTATTATGATATATCAGCTATGCATGAAATAACTCAGTTTAGTAATATCCCAATAGTTGCAGATGAGTCAGTATTTAACTCTAGTGATGCTAAGCGAGTTATAGATGAGAGAGCTTGTAATATGATAAATATCAAGCTTGCAAAAACAGGTGGTATTTTAGAAGCTAAAAAAATAAAGAAACTAGCTGATGATGCAGGTATACCATGTATGGTAGGTTGTATGATGGAATCACCAGCTGGGATCTTAGCTACAGCAAGTTTTGCACTAGCTGAAAATATTACTATAGCAGATCTTGATCCGCTAGATTGGGTTACAAAAGATATTTATAGTGATTATATAACTTTCAATGAACCAAATATTATTTTAAAAGATAATTTAATCGGATTTGGATATAATCTATAA
- the gmk gene encoding guanylate kinase: protein MSNYIFIVSAPSGAGKSSLLKAFLETQIGRDNFAVATSHTTRDPRVGETDGKEYHFVSIEKFEQMLKEDGFIEYAKVFKNYYGTSKAEIDRLLAEGKNIILEIDWQGAQQTRLIYGPKAKSVFILPPSMDELRKRLETRNTDSKETIDYRMDQAEAEISHADEFDYQLVNDDFSQSLEQLCKYFEENIQG, encoded by the coding sequence ATGAGTAACTATATTTTTATAGTTTCTGCACCATCAGGTGCTGGTAAAAGTTCTTTATTAAAAGCTTTTTTAGAAACACAAATAGGCAGAGATAACTTTGCGGTAGCTACATCTCATACCACTAGGGATCCTCGAGTTGGAGAGACAGATGGTAAGGAATATCATTTTGTTTCCATTGAGAAGTTTGAGCAGATGCTTAAAGAGGATGGTTTTATCGAGTATGCTAAGGTTTTCAAGAACTATTATGGCACATCAAAGGCTGAGATAGACAGACTACTAGCTGAAGGTAAAAATATAATACTTGAGATTGATTGGCAGGGTGCTCAGCAGACTCGGCTAATATACGGTCCAAAAGCTAAGAGCGTATTTATATTGCCTCCTTCAATGGATGAGTTAAGGAAACGCTTAGAAACAAGAAATACTGATTCAAAAGAAACTATTGATTACAGAATGGATCAAGCTGAGGCAGAGATTTCTCATGCTGATGAGTTTGATTATCAGCTAGTTAATGATGATTTTAGTCAATCATTAGAACAATTGTGTAAATATTTCGAAGAAAATATCCAAGGTTAA
- a CDS encoding alpha/beta hydrolase has translation MKTDKSLILVHGFIKNSKDMRSLEGFFRQYYDDIISIDLPTTFVGIDVAVAKLCQVIQNIPKTKSITFLAHSMGGIIVCKTIDKLQLENVDKCVFIATPFKGSKIADFGDKIPFYSRILKPNKELMVTDKYLDVCNKVASKFPVGLIAGNKHSKLNLLAKLCLNKDHDGLVEVDSAFAINSSDRVILNKNHSEIHHDIETLNKVDHFLKEGKF, from the coding sequence ATGAAAACAGACAAAAGTTTAATACTCGTTCATGGCTTTATCAAAAATAGTAAAGACATGCGTAGCTTAGAGGGTTTCTTTAGGCAATACTATGATGACATTATATCTATAGATCTGCCTACTACTTTTGTTGGTATTGATGTTGCAGTTGCTAAGTTGTGTCAAGTTATACAAAATATTCCTAAGACAAAATCTATCACATTTTTAGCTCATAGTATGGGTGGTATAATAGTTTGTAAAACTATAGATAAATTGCAACTTGAAAATGTAGATAAATGTGTATTTATAGCTACACCATTTAAAGGATCTAAGATTGCAGATTTTGGTGATAAAATTCCTTTTTATTCTAGAATATTAAAACCCAATAAAGAACTAATGGTGACGGATAAATATTTAGATGTTTGCAATAAGGTCGCCTCAAAGTTTCCAGTTGGTTTAATTGCAGGTAATAAGCATTCTAAACTTAACCTTTTAGCTAAGTTATGTCTTAATAAAGATCATGATGGTTTAGTAGAAGTAGACTCAGCATTTGCTATTAATAGTAGTGATAGAGTTATTCTAAATAAGAACCATAGTGAGATTCATCATGATATTGAAACACTTAATAAAGTAGATCACTTCTTAAAAGAGGGCAAATTTTAA
- the nadB gene encoding L-aspartate oxidase, giving the protein MNVKKYDVVIVGGGLAGVTAAIDLAEHDLNVAIICDKAVNYCASSYAQGGIAAIISKEDTISSHVTDTYIASGNIADLESVNQVVSNSNSSIKWLEKHGVEFDRNKDGNYNLHLEGGHSLARILHIKDYTGRAVISKLYERLHHFKNISLYSEHKAFRLIKEDEKCIGLYTYNNKYQVIKFFAEKVILASGGASGLYKYVTNATAGDGSTMIMAHDIGCQLENLEFTQFHPTCFLGKAGEPTLISEAIRGSGAVLETEKGIRIMKSIHERRDLAPRDIVARQIYINMQAGRDIYLNATHLSASQWQNEFPYIYEKLLENDIDPTIDRIPISPAAHYSCGGVKVDKSAKTSIKNLYAVGEVSCTGLHGANRLASNSLLECIVYALEASKDILSNFTKDTYHDNENLKLIDSKKDYSQQIIQIRQLMWDKVGLVRKQSELEEAYQQVSLLESAIDNDIALDSFDINIENYRKILKMSKLTIQSAIARKESIGSHYLRS; this is encoded by the coding sequence ATGAACGTTAAAAAATATGATGTAGTCATAGTAGGTGGTGGCTTAGCAGGAGTTACTGCTGCTATAGATTTAGCTGAACATGATTTAAATGTCGCAATTATCTGTGATAAAGCAGTAAATTATTGTGCTAGCTCATATGCTCAAGGTGGAATAGCTGCGATAATATCAAAAGAAGATACTATAAGCTCACATGTGACAGATACATATATCGCAAGTGGAAATATTGCAGATTTAGAAAGTGTAAATCAAGTTGTAAGTAACTCAAATTCTTCAATAAAGTGGCTCGAAAAGCATGGGGTTGAGTTTGATAGAAATAAAGATGGAAACTATAATCTACATTTAGAAGGTGGCCACTCATTAGCAAGAATTCTTCACATCAAAGATTATACCGGAAGAGCAGTTATTTCAAAGCTATATGAGAGACTTCATCATTTTAAAAATATCTCATTATACTCGGAACATAAAGCATTTAGATTAATCAAAGAAGATGAAAAATGCATAGGCTTATATACTTACAATAACAAGTATCAAGTCATCAAGTTTTTTGCTGAAAAGGTGATATTAGCCTCAGGAGGAGCTTCTGGTCTATATAAATATGTAACTAATGCTACTGCTGGTGATGGTAGCACTATGATTATGGCACATGATATAGGTTGTCAGTTAGAAAACTTAGAGTTTACACAGTTTCATCCAACTTGTTTTTTAGGTAAAGCTGGTGAGCCTACTTTAATATCAGAAGCTATTCGTGGTAGTGGTGCTGTATTAGAGACAGAGAAAGGCATAAGAATCATGAAATCTATTCATGAGAGAAGAGATCTTGCTCCTAGAGATATTGTAGCGAGACAAATTTATATAAATATGCAAGCTGGACGAGATATTTATTTAAATGCAACTCATCTAAGTGCGAGTCAGTGGCAAAATGAGTTTCCTTATATCTATGAAAAATTATTAGAAAATGACATAGATCCAACCATAGATAGGATACCTATATCACCAGCAGCTCATTATAGCTGTGGAGGAGTGAAGGTTGATAAGAGCGCTAAAACAAGTATAAAAAACCTATATGCTGTTGGTGAAGTTTCTTGTACTGGCTTGCATGGAGCAAATAGGTTAGCGAGTAACTCGTTATTAGAGTGTATAGTATATGCTTTAGAGGCGAGTAAAGATATACTAAGTAACTTCACAAAAGATACATATCACGATAATGAAAATCTAAAGCTAATTGATTCAAAAAAAGATTATTCACAACAAATAATTCAAATAAGACAGCTAATGTGGGATAAGGTTGGCTTAGTCAGAAAACAATCTGAGTTAGAAGAGGCTTATCAGCAAGTTAGTTTGCTTGAAAGTGCTATAGATAATGATATCGCTTTAGATAGCTTTGATATTAATATAGAAAATTATAGAAAAATCCTAAAAATGTCTAAGCTTACTATACAAAGTGCTATAGCAAGAAAAGAGAGCATAGGAAGTCATTATTTAAGAAGTTAA
- a CDS encoding DEAD/DEAH box helicase encodes MNSETKKDFSQLGLSQDIVDTVIKLGYENPTPIQQYAIPYILSGRDVLGQAQTGTGKTAAFALPLINNMDLDSRDRAPQVLVLAPTRELAIQVAEQFEAFAKNIPNLDVACIYGGQEYGSQIRALKKGVKVVVGTTGRVMDHIEKGTLQLDNLRALVLDEADEMLRMGFIDDVRFVLSHVSDECQRLLFSATIPTDIADIIQEYLRNPCKIQVKAKTKTANTVTQKFIVIKGFRKIDALDRLLEVEETDGVIIFVKTKTSTIEVADNLKALGYKVAAINGDMQQSQREYIVDQFRSSKSDILVATDVVARGIDLERISHVINYDMPGDTDTYVHRIGRTGRAGREGTSISLVPLKEMRFLRILERFTGSPMQEVFMPSAKDLADSRIENFKARITSAIDKNKSLDKYKDVITSIRDELELDSDELLAVLTLLAQGKKSFFPREIQARDDKPRRDRNPRDNRRDNSRFERRGDRGDRNARFDRPERKPRRSVNIDLTTYKLEVGRDNDVQPRNIVGAIANEGNIDSKHICNISIQKDHTLVDLPSNLPPKVVNHLKKVWVAGKKLNITAQ; translated from the coding sequence ATGAATTCTGAAACTAAAAAAGATTTTAGTCAGCTTGGACTAAGTCAAGATATCGTAGACACTGTTATTAAATTAGGATATGAAAACCCTACACCAATTCAACAGTATGCTATTCCATATATCTTATCGGGTAGAGATGTGCTTGGTCAAGCACAAACGGGTACAGGTAAAACTGCAGCATTTGCATTACCTTTAATAAACAACATGGATCTAGACTCTAGAGATAGAGCTCCTCAAGTTTTAGTACTAGCTCCTACTAGAGAGCTAGCTATACAAGTTGCTGAGCAGTTTGAAGCTTTTGCAAAAAACATACCAAATTTAGATGTTGCTTGTATATATGGTGGTCAAGAGTATGGCTCTCAGATTAGAGCTCTTAAAAAAGGTGTTAAAGTTGTAGTAGGTACTACTGGTCGTGTAATGGATCATATTGAAAAAGGTACATTACAGCTTGATAACTTAAGAGCATTAGTATTAGATGAAGCTGATGAAATGCTTAGAATGGGCTTTATAGACGATGTAAGATTTGTATTAAGCCATGTATCAGATGAGTGTCAAAGATTACTTTTCTCGGCAACGATTCCTACAGATATTGCTGATATTATACAAGAATACTTAAGAAACCCTTGTAAAATACAAGTAAAAGCAAAAACAAAAACAGCTAATACTGTAACTCAAAAATTTATAGTAATTAAAGGTTTTAGAAAGATAGATGCTCTAGATAGACTACTTGAAGTAGAAGAAACTGATGGTGTGATTATCTTTGTTAAAACTAAGACTAGTACAATTGAAGTTGCTGATAATTTAAAAGCTCTTGGTTATAAGGTTGCGGCGATAAATGGTGACATGCAGCAGTCACAAAGAGAATACATTGTTGATCAGTTTAGAAGTTCTAAGTCAGATATATTGGTTGCTACTGATGTAGTTGCTAGAGGTATCGATCTTGAGAGAATTTCTCATGTCATTAACTATGATATGCCTGGCGATACAGATACTTATGTACACAGAATTGGGCGTACAGGTAGAGCTGGACGTGAAGGTACTTCTATTTCTTTAGTTCCTCTAAAAGAAATGAGATTCTTACGTATTCTAGAAAGATTTACAGGATCTCCAATGCAAGAAGTCTTTATGCCAAGTGCAAAAGATTTAGCAGATAGTAGAATAGAGAACTTTAAAGCTAGAATAACTTCAGCGATAGATAAGAATAAATCTTTAGATAAATATAAAGATGTAATTACAAGTATTCGTGATGAGTTAGAGCTTGATTCAGATGAGCTTTTAGCTGTATTGACATTACTTGCTCAAGGTAAGAAATCTTTCTTCCCTAGAGAAATACAAGCTAGAGATGATAAGCCTCGCAGAGATAGAAACCCTCGTGATAATCGTAGAGATAACAGTAGATTTGAGCGTAGAGGTGATCGTGGTGATAGAAATGCTCGCTTTGATAGGCCTGAAAGAAAACCTCGTAGAAGTGTAAATATTGATTTGACTACATATAAGCTAGAAGTTGGACGTGATAATGATGTTCAGCCAAGAAATATAGTAGGTGCTATAGCAAATGAAGGAAATATTGATAGTAAGCATATCTGTAATATTTCTATTCAAAAAGATCATACTTTGGTAGATCTGCCTTCAAATTTACCTCCTAAGGTTGTGAATCATCTTAAAAAAGTATGGGTTGCTGGTAAAAAACTAAATATTACAGCTCAATAA
- the nadC gene encoding carboxylating nicotinate-nucleotide diphosphorylase, which produces MSKVMLNNNQISDVPKHIVKKLVKESLAEDVADGDITAQLAQDINTTAFCITREDMILCGQKFANEVVNQVDDSIQITWFYNDAQKVSAGQKIFELKGNARSILTAERTMLNFIQMLSATATATNNLVRLISDYNTKLLDTRKTIPGFRLAQKYAVKCGGGFNHRIGLFDGYLIKENHIRSAGGISQAVAKAKNLDSNKVVEVEVTSLDELSQAINAGVGITMLDNFSIEDIYKAVELAKDKVALEVSGNIDSDTIVEMAKTGVDFISVGAITKHINAIDLSMQVQI; this is translated from the coding sequence ATGTCTAAAGTAATGCTAAATAATAATCAAATATCTGATGTTCCTAAGCATATTGTTAAAAAACTAGTAAAAGAATCTTTAGCTGAAGATGTTGCAGATGGTGATATCACAGCGCAATTAGCTCAGGATATTAATACTACAGCTTTTTGTATCACACGTGAAGATATGATTCTTTGTGGTCAAAAGTTCGCTAATGAAGTAGTTAACCAAGTTGATGATAGTATTCAAATAACATGGTTTTATAATGACGCTCAAAAGGTATCAGCAGGTCAGAAAATTTTTGAACTAAAAGGAAATGCTCGAAGTATTCTCACCGCTGAAAGAACGATGTTGAATTTTATTCAAATGCTTTCAGCTACAGCTACAGCTACAAATAATCTAGTTAGACTGATATCTGACTATAACACTAAACTGCTTGATACTCGTAAGACTATTCCAGGTTTTCGTTTAGCTCAGAAATACGCAGTTAAGTGTGGTGGTGGGTTTAACCATCGCATAGGTTTATTTGATGGTTATTTGATTAAAGAAAATCATATTCGGTCTGCTGGAGGTATATCTCAAGCTGTAGCAAAAGCTAAAAATTTAGATAGTAATAAGGTTGTAGAGGTTGAAGTCACAAGTTTGGATGAGCTAAGCCAAGCGATAAATGCTGGGGTAGGTATTACTATGCTTGATAACTTCTCAATTGAAGATATTTATAAAGCAGTTGAGCTTGCTAAAGATAAAGTTGCACTAGAGGTCTCTGGTAATATTGATAGTGATACTATCGTAGAAATGGCAAAAACAGGTGTTGATTTTATATCTGTTGGGGCCATTACAAAACATATTAATGCGATAGATTTATCTATGCAGGTTCAAATATAA